From a single Adhaeribacter swui genomic region:
- a CDS encoding NUDIX domain-containing protein, which yields METDIAAPSYSGKLRVRVCGICQQDNQLLLVRHKPFGQNKEGLWSPPGGGVNYGESLQLGLIREIAEETNLKVEVEKFLFVHEFIGLPLHALEIFFKVNVIGGTLITGYDPEFTPDNQLITKVVFKSLTDIRQIPQNQLHHCLHHLQNLEDLYNKEFFSSIL from the coding sequence ATGGAAACGGACATAGCAGCGCCATCTTACTCAGGTAAATTGCGGGTGCGGGTATGCGGTATTTGCCAGCAAGACAACCAACTTTTGCTGGTGCGGCATAAGCCCTTCGGGCAAAATAAAGAAGGTTTGTGGTCGCCTCCGGGGGGGGGCGTAAATTACGGTGAATCTTTACAGTTAGGTTTAATCCGGGAGATTGCAGAAGAAACTAATTTAAAGGTAGAAGTAGAGAAATTCTTATTTGTGCATGAGTTTATTGGCTTGCCGCTCCACGCCCTGGAAATATTTTTTAAAGTAAACGTAATTGGGGGAACATTAATCACCGGCTACGACCCGGAGTTTACCCCGGACAATCAATTAATTACCAAAGTTGTTTTTAAAAGCTTAACCGACATCCGGCAAATACCCCAAAACCAGTTACACCACTGCCTGCACCACCTTCAAAACCTGGAAGATTTGTATAACAAAGAGTTTTTCAGCAGCATTTTGTAA
- a CDS encoding vWA domain-containing protein: MLPLPDNAFEWFNVDWFSYATLKSFEWINPLYLYLLPVVPFCFLLRWLLALRFRKKLDIAFFEGKARWHWTSILRYIPDVVFTAFALLVMVALARPQRTNEIIEQTSEGIDIMLVLDTSGSMELKDFKPNRLEAAKGVALRFIQGRFQDRIGLVVFAGDAYSLAPLTTDYDLLRETITGIHFKMIPNDGTAIGSALGVAINRMRESTAKSKVCILISDGENTGGNIEPTVAAQLAQAYNIRIYTIGVGEDGQVPYGTNEKGEVTYVNTRLDETNLREIAQVANGQFFRATTVNTLQQIFSKINLLEKSEIKELRFRNTKDYYDIYLKWAVAFLLLWLFLKNTFLTNALED; encoded by the coding sequence ATGTTGCCGTTGCCCGATAATGCTTTTGAATGGTTTAATGTGGATTGGTTTAGTTATGCCACTTTAAAATCTTTTGAGTGGATCAATCCGTTGTACTTGTACTTGTTACCGGTAGTGCCTTTTTGTTTTTTACTGCGTTGGCTCCTCGCCCTGCGGTTCCGTAAGAAATTAGATATTGCTTTTTTCGAGGGCAAAGCCCGGTGGCATTGGACTTCTATTTTGCGGTACATCCCCGACGTAGTATTTACCGCCTTTGCTTTACTGGTGATGGTTGCTTTAGCCCGGCCCCAGCGCACCAACGAAATTATAGAACAAACCTCCGAAGGCATTGATATTATGCTGGTACTAGATACTTCGGGTTCGATGGAGCTGAAAGATTTTAAACCCAATCGGTTAGAGGCTGCTAAAGGAGTTGCGCTGCGTTTTATTCAAGGCCGTTTTCAGGACCGGATTGGCTTGGTGGTATTTGCCGGCGATGCGTATTCTTTAGCCCCACTTACTACCGATTATGATTTGCTGCGCGAAACCATTACAGGCATCCATTTTAAAATGATTCCCAACGACGGCACCGCCATCGGCAGCGCCTTAGGAGTAGCCATAAACCGCATGCGCGAATCTACGGCTAAGTCTAAAGTATGCATCTTAATCAGCGATGGGGAAAACACAGGGGGCAACATTGAACCTACCGTTGCTGCTCAATTAGCCCAGGCTTACAACATCCGGATTTATACCATTGGCGTAGGCGAAGATGGCCAGGTACCCTACGGTACTAACGAGAAAGGCGAAGTTACCTACGTAAACACCCGCCTCGATGAAACCAACCTCCGCGAAATTGCCCAGGTAGCCAATGGCCAGTTCTTCCGGGCTACCACCGTAAATACTTTACAGCAAATATTCAGTAAAATTAACTTACTCGAAAAATCAGAAATCAAAGAACTGCGCTTCCGGAATACCAAAGACTATTACGATATCTATCTGAAATGGGCCGTGGCCTTTCTCTTGTTATGGCTTTTTTTAAAAAATACCTTTTTAACCAACGCCTTGGAGGATTGA
- the pyrE gene encoding orotate phosphoribosyltransferase, which yields MQKSETALKVASFLLETEAVKLRPDSPFTWSSGWNSPIYCDNRVTLSYPLIRTFIKKRLAELVTEYFPNVEVIAGVATAGIAQGALVADVLELPYIYVRPEPKSHGMGNQIEGKFKEGQKVVMIEDLISTGGSSLKAAKAVQEAGGEVIGMAAIFTYGFEQATKNFEQAQIPYYTLSNYQNLLGIALEQGYISASALQTLSDWRKTPETWGKLNG from the coding sequence ATGCAAAAGTCTGAAACTGCCCTAAAAGTAGCTTCGTTCCTGCTCGAAACCGAAGCTGTTAAACTTCGTCCGGATAGCCCGTTTACCTGGAGCTCTGGCTGGAACTCGCCTATTTACTGCGATAATCGGGTTACGCTTTCGTATCCTTTAATCCGTACTTTTATAAAAAAACGCTTAGCCGAACTGGTTACCGAATACTTCCCCAACGTGGAAGTAATTGCCGGGGTTGCAACGGCCGGTATTGCCCAGGGTGCCCTGGTAGCCGATGTGCTGGAGCTGCCTTATATTTATGTGAGGCCAGAACCCAAAAGCCACGGCATGGGCAACCAAATTGAAGGCAAGTTTAAAGAAGGCCAAAAAGTAGTAATGATTGAAGATCTAATATCTACGGGTGGCAGTTCTTTAAAAGCGGCTAAAGCCGTGCAGGAAGCCGGCGGCGAAGTAATTGGCATGGCCGCCATATTTACCTATGGCTTTGAACAAGCCACCAAAAATTTTGAACAAGCCCAAATTCCTTACTACACCTTAAGCAACTATCAAAATTTGCTCGGCATTGCTTTAGAACAAGGATACATTTCGGCCAGTGCGCTGCAAACCCTCTCGGATTGGCGCAAAACTCCTGAAACCTGGGGGAAGTTAAATGGTTAA
- a CDS encoding DUF1573 domain-containing protein, whose product MKKLVYLALSLTLGVSVANAQTAPSASASKVVTNGPAITFAETKHDFGNIKQGDVVEYTFNFKNTGNQPLLISDVGVTCGCTATDYTKEPVAPGKSGYVKAKFNSAYKSGMQNKIITVKSNAAAGDAQVAIITNVIVPTEASAKPADAKKN is encoded by the coding sequence ATGAAAAAATTAGTTTATTTGGCATTAAGCTTAACCTTAGGCGTTTCTGTGGCTAATGCCCAAACTGCTCCTTCGGCTTCTGCCAGCAAAGTAGTTACCAACGGTCCGGCCATTACTTTTGCTGAAACTAAACACGACTTTGGCAACATCAAACAAGGCGATGTGGTAGAATATACCTTTAATTTTAAAAATACCGGTAATCAACCACTCTTAATCTCAGACGTAGGCGTAACCTGCGGCTGTACCGCTACCGACTATACCAAAGAGCCTGTTGCTCCGGGTAAATCAGGTTACGTAAAAGCTAAATTTAATTCGGCTTACAAATCAGGTATGCAAAACAAAATCATTACCGTTAAATCTAACGCAGCTGCCGGCGATGCGCAAGTGGCCATTATAACCAACGTAATTGTTCCTACCGAAGCTTCGGCTAAACCCGCTGATGCAAAAAAGAACTAA
- the coaD gene encoding pantetheine-phosphate adenylyltransferase: protein MKRIAIFPGSFDPFTNGHLDVVQRGANLFDELIIAIGNNSTKQRYMPVDKMTAIIAELFREDSRIKVQAYKGLTANFAQEVGARFLLRGLRNTTDFEYENTIAQANRHVNPGLETVFLITSPHLAAISSSIIREIHSYGGNVDAFIPFRI from the coding sequence ATGAAACGCATTGCTATTTTTCCCGGATCATTTGATCCGTTTACCAACGGGCATTTAGATGTAGTACAGCGGGGCGCCAATTTATTCGACGAGCTGATTATTGCCATCGGGAACAACAGTACCAAGCAGCGGTACATGCCCGTCGACAAAATGACTGCCATTATTGCGGAATTGTTCCGGGAGGATTCCCGGATTAAGGTGCAAGCTTATAAAGGTTTAACAGCCAATTTTGCGCAGGAAGTAGGAGCACGTTTTTTACTTCGCGGATTACGTAACACCACCGATTTTGAGTACGAAAACACCATTGCCCAAGCCAACCGGCACGTAAACCCCGGTTTAGAAACCGTATTTTTAATTACTTCACCTCATTTAGCGGCTATTAGTTCGTCTATTATCCGGGAAATACACAGCTACGGGGGTAACGTAGATGCCTTTATACCATTCCGGATTTAG
- a CDS encoding DUF58 domain-containing protein: protein MKDLVRKLQKYEIRIRKAINTQMQGNFHSVFKGTGLEFDDVRSYQYGDDVRAIDWNVTAKGHGTFVKTYKEEKEQSVFLILDVSASQAIGAAGQQKIDIGKEICGILALVAAKQSSQIGIVCVSDQKEKYIKPGLGIEHAFTIIKSVFELKAKSLRTNLAAGIKLALSIIKRRSIIVLISDFIDQNYERELTMLAKKHDLVVIQLVDKREIDFPALGIIPLLDKETGKTIWVNTSSTSFQHSYLTTYADNQEKIAKICRKYQANYLTIDTSDDYVPQLVNLFRLRNLMRKSV from the coding sequence ATGAAAGATTTGGTAAGAAAGCTGCAAAAGTACGAAATTCGGATACGCAAGGCGATTAATACCCAAATGCAAGGCAACTTCCACTCGGTTTTTAAAGGTACCGGGCTGGAGTTCGACGATGTGCGCTCCTACCAATACGGCGATGATGTACGGGCTATTGATTGGAACGTTACCGCCAAAGGCCACGGTACTTTTGTTAAAACCTACAAAGAAGAAAAAGAACAATCGGTTTTTTTAATTCTGGACGTAAGCGCTTCGCAGGCCATTGGCGCGGCCGGCCAGCAAAAAATAGATATTGGCAAAGAAATTTGCGGCATTCTGGCTTTAGTGGCCGCTAAGCAAAGCAGCCAGATTGGCATCGTTTGCGTTTCGGACCAAAAAGAAAAATACATTAAACCCGGTTTAGGTATTGAGCATGCTTTTACCATTATAAAATCCGTTTTTGAATTAAAAGCAAAATCGCTGCGTACGAACCTGGCCGCCGGTATTAAGCTGGCATTAAGCATTATTAAACGCCGCAGCATTATTGTTTTAATTTCGGATTTTATTGATCAGAATTACGAGCGCGAATTAACCATGCTGGCAAAAAAGCACGATTTAGTGGTTATTCAGTTAGTGGATAAGCGCGAAATAGATTTTCCGGCATTAGGCATTATTCCCTTGTTGGACAAAGAAACCGGTAAAACCATTTGGGTTAATACGTCATCTACTTCTTTTCAGCACAGTTATTTAACTACTTACGCCGATAATCAAGAAAAAATTGCTAAAATTTGCCGGAAATACCAAGCCAATTATCTCACCATCGATACTTCGGATGATTACGTGCCGCAATTGGTAAACCTGTTTCGGTTAAGAAATTTAATGCGGAAAAGTGTTTAA
- a CDS encoding DUF423 domain-containing protein, whose product MNQKQSLITAAILGALTVTIGAFGAHALRPALEAAGRLDTFETAVKYQMYHTLALFLTGLLQFHWFHPLFNRASLAFLLGTIVFSGSLYTLSLSGVTKFGAVAPLGGALLIAGWLFLALGITKNPAKNKKI is encoded by the coding sequence ATGAATCAAAAACAAAGTTTAATAACAGCGGCCATACTGGGCGCTCTAACGGTTACGATTGGTGCATTTGGCGCGCACGCCTTACGTCCGGCTTTAGAAGCCGCCGGCCGACTTGACACCTTTGAAACCGCGGTAAAATACCAGATGTACCATACCTTGGCGCTTTTTTTAACCGGCTTGCTGCAGTTTCATTGGTTCCATCCGCTTTTTAACCGGGCAAGTTTAGCTTTTTTACTAGGCACCATCGTGTTTTCCGGATCGTTGTATACGTTGAGTTTGAGCGGCGTAACTAAATTTGGGGCAGTTGCCCCACTTGGCGGGGCCTTGTTAATAGCTGGTTGGTTATTTCTAGCCCTGGGGATAACGAAGAACCCAGCTAAAAACAAAAAAATTTAA
- a CDS encoding NUDIX hydrolase, which translates to MNVFINDIPLIIKRTSEKVFKHHYDLILEEGASFNSKDLVGDVLIRNVSDATIDRMVRLMEVKKLKKLNSLTLITDKKNRLIRHLKDQFKIVKAAGGLVVKEGKILMIHRLGMWDLPKGKLKKTEDDREGAMREVEEECNIKVETIDKLPKTWHSYAYKGNKILKKTSWFLMNCLDDSMMKPQAEEFIEEVRFMTPEEVEAVLPEAYASIAFVVHYYLRAAKSGMV; encoded by the coding sequence ATGAACGTTTTTATTAACGATATCCCCCTGATTATCAAAAGAACCAGTGAGAAGGTATTTAAACACCATTATGACTTGATTCTGGAAGAAGGCGCTTCTTTTAATTCAAAAGATTTGGTGGGCGATGTATTAATCCGGAACGTAAGCGATGCCACCATTGACCGGATGGTACGCTTGATGGAAGTTAAAAAATTAAAAAAACTAAATTCGCTTACCTTAATCACCGATAAAAAGAACCGCTTAATCCGGCATTTAAAAGATCAGTTTAAAATTGTTAAAGCTGCCGGCGGTTTAGTGGTAAAAGAAGGCAAAATTTTAATGATTCATCGGCTGGGCATGTGGGATTTACCTAAGGGTAAGTTAAAAAAGACCGAAGATGACCGGGAAGGGGCTATGCGGGAAGTAGAAGAAGAATGCAACATAAAGGTAGAAACCATTGATAAATTGCCGAAAACCTGGCATTCTTACGCGTATAAAGGCAATAAAATTTTAAAAAAAACCAGTTGGTTTTTAATGAACTGCCTCGACGATTCGATGATGAAACCCCAGGCCGAAGAATTTATTGAGGAAGTGCGATTCATGACACCGGAAGAAGTAGAAGCCGTGTTACCCGAAGCTTATGCTTCTATTGCTTTTGTGGTGCATTATTATTTACGCGCCGCTAAATCCGGAATGGTATAA
- a CDS encoding tRNA-binding protein — protein METINWNDFEKVALRVGTIIEVNDFPEARKPAYKIIVDFGPLGIKKSSAQVTVNYTKEALIGKQVIAVVNFPPKQIGKYLSEVLITGFEDANGHIVLAQPQSPVPNGAKLM, from the coding sequence ATGGAAACGATAAACTGGAATGATTTTGAAAAAGTAGCCTTACGGGTAGGTACCATTATAGAGGTAAACGATTTTCCGGAAGCCCGCAAACCGGCCTACAAAATAATAGTAGACTTTGGTCCGTTAGGAATTAAGAAATCGAGCGCGCAGGTAACGGTTAATTACACAAAAGAAGCGTTAATAGGCAAGCAGGTAATTGCGGTGGTTAATTTTCCGCCGAAGCAAATCGGGAAATATTTATCGGAAGTGTTAATAACCGGTTTTGAAGATGCTAATGGCCACATTGTTTTGGCCCAACCCCAAAGCCCCGTACCCAATGGTGCAAAATTGATGTAG
- a CDS encoding ATP-dependent DNA helicase, whose protein sequence is MRPEEALLKNFPFEPTTDQAQLFKKLESFILSRTNSKEVFLLKGFAGTGKTTVLTSLVKILNTFGYKYVLLAPTGRAAKVMSSYSKKQASTIHKKIYRQKNNPYSEGLSFTRQPNKLNNTVFIVDEASMISDEKAFGDSGLLQDLLGYVFEGNNNKLLLIGDTAQLPPVNQALSPSLDAAYLKSNFRCEVYEIELRQVMRQAQQSGILMNATSLREQLRQPEPQLKMRTRPYKDLYRMSGEKLEDGLRYAYDKFGVENTTVICRSNKNANLYNQHIRRQIFFSEDEIGVSDYLMIVRNNYYWLDKDSQIGFMANGDFVEVTKIIRYEDMYGFRFADVRIRFVDYPTEEELEVKIMLDTLYTEAPALPQDKSKQLYQEVLKDYSDLGTKRERSQQLKKNPYLNALQVKFAYALTCHKAQGGQWDAVFVDHGYLKEEITGTDFARWLYTAVTRAATELYLVNFNQQLFGD, encoded by the coding sequence ATGCGTCCGGAAGAAGCTTTACTTAAAAACTTTCCGTTCGAACCAACCACTGATCAAGCGCAACTATTTAAAAAATTAGAATCTTTTATTTTAAGCCGCACGAACAGTAAAGAAGTATTTTTACTTAAAGGATTTGCGGGTACCGGTAAAACTACGGTTTTAACCTCGCTGGTAAAAATTTTAAATACTTTTGGTTATAAATACGTGTTACTCGCCCCCACGGGCCGGGCGGCTAAGGTAATGTCGTCGTACTCCAAAAAGCAGGCTTCTACCATTCATAAAAAGATATATCGCCAGAAAAATAATCCTTATTCCGAAGGGCTGTCCTTTACCCGGCAACCTAATAAGTTAAACAACACCGTATTTATCGTGGATGAGGCTTCCATGATTTCGGACGAAAAAGCTTTTGGCGATAGCGGCTTACTGCAGGATTTGTTGGGTTATGTGTTTGAAGGAAATAACAATAAATTGTTGTTAATTGGCGATACCGCCCAGTTACCGCCCGTAAACCAGGCGCTTAGCCCTTCGTTAGATGCAGCTTATCTTAAATCTAATTTCCGGTGCGAGGTATACGAGATAGAATTGCGCCAGGTAATGCGGCAGGCCCAGCAATCGGGTATTTTAATGAATGCCACCAGTTTACGCGAACAATTGCGCCAACCCGAGCCGCAATTAAAAATGCGCACTCGCCCGTACAAAGATCTGTACCGCATGAGCGGCGAAAAGCTGGAAGACGGCTTGCGGTACGCGTACGATAAATTTGGCGTTGAAAATACTACGGTAATCTGCCGTTCTAACAAAAATGCCAATTTGTATAACCAGCACATCCGGCGGCAAATATTTTTTTCGGAAGACGAAATAGGCGTAAGCGATTATTTAATGATTGTGCGCAACAATTACTATTGGCTGGATAAAGATTCGCAAATTGGTTTTATGGCCAACGGCGACTTTGTAGAAGTAACTAAAATTATTCGCTACGAAGACATGTACGGTTTCCGTTTTGCCGATGTCCGGATTCGGTTTGTGGATTACCCCACGGAAGAAGAGCTGGAAGTAAAAATTATGCTGGATACCTTATACACCGAAGCACCCGCTTTACCGCAAGATAAAAGTAAACAGTTGTACCAGGAAGTACTCAAAGATTATTCAGATTTAGGTACCAAACGCGAACGCAGCCAGCAATTAAAAAAGAATCCGTACTTAAATGCATTGCAGGTGAAATTTGCCTATGCTCTTACCTGCCATAAAGCCCAGGGTGGGCAGTGGGATGCCGTTTTTGTAGATCATGGGTATTTAAAAGAAGAGATTACCGGCACTGATTTTGCAAGATGGTTGTACACGGCCGTAACACGAGCTGCTACTGAGTTATACCTGGTAAATTTTAATCAGCAACTATTTGGCGATTAA
- a CDS encoding threonine aldolase family protein has product MIVTDLRSDTVTRPTPKMLQAMFAAPVGDDVFGEDPTVNALEEKAAALFGLEAGLFCPSGTMTNQIAIKAHTEPLSEVICDYTSHIYQYEGGGIAANSGASVYLLHGERGKITPDLIRTGIRPNNIHYPLSKLVALENTSNKGGGSYYTLPEIMAISEVCRQNHLVLHLDGARVFNALVAAQESPLPYGEYFDSISVCLSKGLGTPVGSVLLGSKSFIHKSRRIRKVFGGGMRQAGYLAAAGIYALDNHINRLAEDHAKARILADVLQECSFVQTLQPVDTNIVIFRLVDGVSEEQFLRELAAQHILALDFGPQTIRLVTHLDFTSAMLDHTVQVLKNLKF; this is encoded by the coding sequence ATGATAGTAACTGATTTACGTAGCGATACCGTTACCCGACCCACTCCCAAAATGCTGCAGGCCATGTTTGCCGCCCCGGTAGGTGATGATGTTTTTGGGGAAGACCCAACTGTGAATGCCTTGGAAGAAAAAGCGGCGGCCCTGTTTGGGTTAGAGGCTGGCCTCTTCTGCCCTTCAGGCACCATGACCAACCAGATTGCCATTAAAGCCCATACCGAACCTTTATCGGAAGTTATTTGCGATTATACTTCGCACATTTACCAGTACGAAGGTGGCGGCATTGCTGCCAACTCGGGAGCCTCGGTTTATTTGCTGCACGGCGAACGCGGAAAAATTACGCCGGATTTAATCCGGACGGGCATTCGGCCCAATAACATTCATTACCCTTTATCTAAGTTGGTAGCTTTAGAAAACACCTCGAACAAAGGCGGTGGTTCTTATTATACTTTACCCGAAATAATGGCTATCTCGGAAGTTTGCCGGCAAAACCATTTAGTTTTGCATTTAGATGGCGCCCGGGTTTTTAACGCCTTGGTAGCCGCTCAGGAATCGCCGCTCCCCTACGGCGAATACTTCGACAGCATTTCGGTTTGTTTATCTAAAGGTTTAGGCACGCCGGTTGGTTCGGTTTTATTGGGCAGCAAATCGTTTATTCACAAATCCCGGCGCATTCGCAAAGTATTTGGGGGCGGCATGCGCCAGGCCGGCTATTTAGCCGCTGCCGGCATCTACGCGCTCGATAACCACATAAACCGCTTAGCCGAAGATCACGCCAAAGCCCGGATTTTAGCTGATGTTTTACAGGAATGTTCTTTTGTACAAACCCTGCAGCCCGTAGATACCAATATTGTTATTTTCCGGTTAGTAGATGGGGTAAGCGAAGAACAATTTTTGCGGGAGTTAGCTGCTCAGCATATCCTGGCTTTGGATTTTGGCCCGCAAACCATTCGCTTGGTTACGCACCTGGATTTTACTTCGGCTATGCTGGACCATACGGTACAGGTACTGAAAAACTTAAAATTTTAA
- a CDS encoding DUF4296 domain-containing protein, whose product MKSLFLISPLFLLLSCSPASEPQPANLIPEEKMTRIMMDVHLAEAQVENAGLPLDSGEAVYRKLQQQIFKKYQVKETDFNTSYQYYLRNLNLLDKIYEKVIDSLTVRETLLKAQPPK is encoded by the coding sequence GTGAAATCCCTATTTTTAATTTCCCCGCTTTTCTTACTGCTTTCTTGTTCGCCGGCCAGCGAGCCTCAACCGGCTAATTTAATTCCGGAAGAAAAAATGACCCGCATTATGATGGATGTACATCTGGCAGAGGCACAGGTTGAAAATGCTGGCTTGCCGTTAGATTCCGGGGAAGCGGTTTACCGCAAACTGCAACAGCAAATTTTTAAAAAATACCAGGTAAAAGAAACAGACTTTAATACCAGCTACCAGTATTACCTACGCAATTTAAACCTGCTCGACAAAATCTACGAAAAGGTAATCGATAGCCTCACCGTACGAGAAACCCTGCTCAAAGCCCAACCCCCGAAGTAG
- a CDS encoding YggS family pyridoxal phosphate-dependent enzyme: MNIEENIRKFQQRLAGTHCKLVAVSKTQPTDALQQAYDAGQRIFGENKAQEMAQKAAVLPQDIEWHMLGHLQTNKVKSIAPFVHTIQSVDSLRLLEEINKQAEKNNRTINGLLQIYIAQEETKFGLSIIEARELLESPTFPTLHNVKITGVMGIATNTDSEGQLQREFKFLKNTFTSFKETYFSNSPEFKEISMGMSSDFELAIAEGSTMIRVGSSIFGARNYLV, encoded by the coding sequence ATGAACATAGAAGAAAATATCCGGAAGTTTCAGCAAAGACTAGCTGGTACTCATTGTAAACTGGTAGCAGTTTCTAAAACCCAGCCCACCGATGCTTTACAGCAGGCCTATGATGCCGGGCAGCGAATTTTCGGCGAAAACAAAGCCCAGGAGATGGCCCAAAAAGCCGCTGTTCTGCCTCAGGACATAGAATGGCACATGTTGGGGCATTTGCAAACTAACAAGGTAAAATCCATTGCTCCTTTTGTGCACACCATTCAATCCGTAGATAGCTTACGCCTACTTGAAGAAATAAACAAACAAGCCGAAAAAAATAATCGGACTATTAACGGCCTACTGCAAATTTACATTGCCCAGGAAGAAACCAAGTTTGGGCTTTCGATTATTGAAGCCCGGGAATTGCTGGAATCGCCCACGTTCCCAACGTTACACAATGTTAAAATTACCGGAGTAATGGGCATTGCCACCAACACCGATTCCGAAGGCCAGCTCCAACGGGAATTTAAATTTTTAAAAAATACATTTACCAGCTTTAAAGAAACTTACTTCTCTAACAGCCCGGAGTTTAAAGAAATTTCGATGGGTATGAGTTCGGACTTTGAACTGGCAATTGCCGAAGGAAGCACCATGATTCGGGTTGGTTCTTCTATCTTTGGGGCCAGAAATTACTTGGTATAA
- a CDS encoding DUF3822 family protein: MATETKNHRLFTQLIDESFSVVNADVYNLYITLSKYTIRFGVEDNIRHKFLLLEDYTLTKTFNPLQLVRQLREIILEHAFLSTVKWHQVRVGIKNQKFTFLPGTLYQAEAAEEYLKLHSEIDEFHDRVYSYQHPSLDMVTIFATDQYLPTFLQATFPPDIIQIRHQVSAFIETLLHITERSAQKRLYAYVEQDYLTLIIIKNNQLEFGNVFYYATPEDFIYFLIFVMQEHELNPDQDPVTIWGDVLHDSDLFDMMRKYVRNLQMGKKPSGLSYSYKFEEQFDHRYLEVFSLHYGE, encoded by the coding sequence TTGGCTACCGAAACTAAAAACCACCGGCTATTTACCCAACTCATTGACGAATCTTTCTCGGTGGTAAATGCCGACGTGTACAACCTCTACATTACTTTAAGCAAGTACACCATCCGGTTTGGCGTAGAAGATAATATCCGGCATAAATTTTTATTGCTGGAAGATTATACCCTTACCAAAACTTTTAACCCCTTGCAATTAGTAAGGCAATTGCGGGAAATTATTTTGGAGCACGCTTTTTTAAGTACTGTAAAGTGGCACCAGGTACGGGTAGGAATAAAAAATCAAAAATTTACTTTTTTGCCCGGCACCTTGTACCAGGCTGAAGCAGCGGAGGAATACCTGAAGTTACACTCCGAAATCGACGAATTTCACGACCGGGTTTATTCTTACCAACATCCCAGTCTAGACATGGTAACTATTTTTGCTACCGACCAATATTTGCCCACGTTCCTGCAAGCCACTTTTCCGCCGGATATTATTCAGATTCGGCACCAGGTTAGCGCTTTTATAGAAACTTTGCTGCACATTACTGAACGTAGCGCCCAAAAAAGATTATACGCCTATGTAGAGCAAGATTATCTCACGTTGATTATCATCAAGAACAATCAACTGGAATTTGGCAACGTATTTTATTATGCTACCCCGGAAGACTTTATTTATTTTTTAATTTTTGTGATGCAGGAACACGAATTAAATCCGGATCAAGACCCGGTAACCATTTGGGGCGATGTATTACACGATTCGGACCTGTTTGATATGATGCGCAAATACGTTCGGAACCTGCAAATGGGCAAAAAACCTTCGGGGCTTTCCTACAGTTACAAATTTGAAGAACAATTTGACCATCGCTACCTGGAAGTTTTCAGCCTGCATTATGGCGAATAA
- a CDS encoding metallophosphoesterase family protein: MKIGLLSDTHSYLDDHIIRHLSTCDEIWHAGDFGSLAVSETLAAVKPLRGVYGNIDDSSIRAVHPKNLRFTCAGLDVLMTHIGGYPGRYSPDVRAEIQAKPPQLFICGHSHILKVMPDKIHHLLHINPGAAGKHGFHKVRTLVTFEISAGKISDLKVIELGKRA; encoded by the coding sequence ATGAAAATCGGTTTGCTTTCGGATACGCACAGCTATTTAGATGACCACATTATCCGGCATCTAAGTACTTGCGATGAAATCTGGCATGCCGGTGATTTTGGTAGCTTAGCTGTGTCGGAAACGTTGGCAGCGGTAAAACCTTTGCGGGGCGTTTACGGAAATATCGATGACTCTTCGATTCGGGCCGTGCATCCTAAAAATTTGCGTTTTACCTGCGCTGGTTTAGATGTTTTGATGACGCATATTGGCGGTTATCCGGGCAGATACAGTCCGGATGTTCGGGCAGAGATTCAGGCCAAGCCACCGCAACTGTTTATTTGCGGTCACTCCCACATTTTAAAAGTAATGCCGGATAAAATCCATCATTTGCTCCACATTAACCCCGGAGCAGCCGGCAAACACGGCTTTCATAAAGTGCGCACCCTGGTAACTTTTGAAATTAGCGCCGGAAAAATAAGCGATTTAAAAGTTATAGAATTAGGCAAACGCGCTTAA